In Eucalyptus grandis isolate ANBG69807.140 chromosome 4, ASM1654582v1, whole genome shotgun sequence, the following proteins share a genomic window:
- the LOC104441877 gene encoding LOW QUALITY PROTEIN: elongation factor G-2, chloroplastic (The sequence of the model RefSeq protein was modified relative to this genomic sequence to represent the inferred CDS: inserted 1 base in 1 codon), which translates to MAAESVRLAGPSPVCSFGGAQRRPAALLPSPAPFLCLRPRASSVSASSSQFLAGLRFGSRRFSRPQRRGRREFSVLAMAGEDGKRTVPLKDYRNIGIMAHIDAGKTTTTERILYYTGRNYKIGEVHEGTATMDWMEQEQERGITITSAATTTFWNKHRINIIDTPGHVDFTLEVERALRVLDGAICLFDSVAGVEPQSETVWRQADKYGVPRICFVNKMDRLGANFFRTRDMIVTNLGAKPLVIQLPIGSEDNFQGVVDLVSMKAIVWSGEELGAKFVYDDIPADLQELAQDYRSQMIEIIVELDDEAMENYLEGVEPDEDTIKKLIRKGTMSSNFVPVLCGSAFKNKGXQPLLDAVVDYLPSPLDVPPMKGSDPENPEATIDRAASDEEPFAGLAFKIMSDSFVGSLTFVRVYAGKLSAGSYVLNANKGKKERIGRLLEMHANSREDVKVALAGDIVALAGLKDTITGETLCDPDAPILLERMDFPDPVIKVAIEPKTKADVDKMANGLIKLAQEDPSFHFSRDEEINQTVIEGMGELHLEIIVDRLKREYKVEANVGAPQVNYRESISKVSEVKYVHKKQSGGQGQFADITVRFEPLESGSGYEFKSEIKGGAVPKEYIPGVMKGLEECMSNGILAGFPVVDVRAALVDGSYHDVDSSVLAFQLAARGAFREGMRKAGPKMLEPIMRVEVITPEDHLGDVIGDLNSRRGQINSFGDKPGGLKVVDALIPLAEMFQYVSTLRGMTKGRASYTMQLAKFDVVPQHIQNQLAAKEQEVAA; encoded by the exons ATGGCGGCGGAGTCGGTGCGGCTGGCCGGTCCGTCCCCGGTGTGCAGCTTCGGCGGCGCCCAGCGGCGGCCCGCGGCGCTCCTCCCTTCTCCCGCGCCCTTCCTCTGCCTCCGCCCTCGCGCCTCCTCCGTCTCCGCTTCCAGCTCCCAGTTCCTCGCTGGGCTGCGGTTTGGCTCCCGGCGCTTCTCGAGGCCTCAGCGCCGGGGGCGGAGGGAGTTCTCCGttctcgccatggccggcgaag ATGGAAAGCGTACGGTGCCGTTGAAGGACTACCGGAACATCGGAATTATGGCTCACATAGATGCGGGGAAAACTACTACGACTGAACGGATTCTATACTACACGGGAAGGAACTATAAGATTGGAGAAGTGCATGAGGGTACGGCTACGATGGACTGGATGGAACAAGAACAGGAGAGGGGGATTACCATCACGTCTGCTGCAACCACCACATTTTGGAACAAACACAGGATTAACATCATTGATACTCCTGGCCATGTGGACTTCACCCTTGAAGTGGAGCGAGCACTTAGGGTCTTGGATGGTGCCATTTGCTTGTTTGACAGCGTGGCTGGAGTGGAGCCACAGTCTGAAACCGTGTGGAGGCAAGCTGATAAATATGGGGTACCTAGAATCTGCTTTGTCAATAAAATGGACCGCCTTGGGGCTAACTTCTTTCGGACAAGGGACATGATAGTCACAAACTTGGGTGCTAAACCCCTTGTGATTCAGTTGCCTATTGGTTCGGAAGATAATTTCCAAGGTGTTGTTGATCTTGTCAGTATGAAAGCCATAGTATGGTCTGGGGAAGAGTTGGGTGCAAAGTTTGTGTATGATGATATTCCGGCTGATCTGCAAGAGTTGGCTCAAGATTACCGATCACAGATGATTGAAATTATAGTTGAACTAGATGATGAAGCAATGGAGAACTACCTTGAAGGTGTTGAACCGGATGAGGATACCATTAAGAAATTAATTAGGAAAGGAACTATGTCAAGCAATTTTGTCCCAGTATTATGTGGGTCAGCCTTTAAAAATAAGG TTCAGCCATTGCTTGACGCAGTTGTGGATTATCTGCCTTCACCTCTTGATGTGCCACCAATGAAGGGTTCTGATCCTGAGAATCCAGAAGCAACGATTGATAGGGCTGCCAGTGATGAGGAGCCTTTTGCTGGACTAGCCTTTAAAATCATGAGTGATTCCTTCGTGGGGTCCCTCACATTTGTGAGAGTGTACGCAGGGAAGTTAAGTGCAGGGTCGTATGTGCTGAATGCaaacaaaggaaagaaggaGAGGATTGGCAGACTTCTTGAAATGCATGCCAACAGTAGGGAGGATGTAAAAGTTGCGTTGGCCGGTGATATTGTAGCTCTTGCTGGTCTGAAGGATACAATAACTGGGGAAACGCTTTGTGACCCAGATGCTCCCATTCTTCTCGAGAGGATGGACTTTCCTGATCCTGTTATTAAGGTTGCTATTGAGCCTAAAACTAAAGCTGATGTAGACAAGATGGCGAATGGTCTGATCAAACTTGCTCAAGAAGATCCCTCTTTCCATTTCTCGCGTGATGAAGAGATCAACCAGACAGTGATTGAAGGAATGGGAGAATTGCATCTTGAGATTATTGTTGATCGGCTCAAGCGGGAATATAAG GTTGAAGCTAATGTTGGGGCACCGCAAGTGAATTACAGGGAAAGCATTTCGAAGGTCTCCGAAGTAAAGTACGTGCACAAGAAACAGTCAGGTGGGCAAGGGCAGTTTGCAGATATCACCGTACGATTTGAGCCCTTGGAGTCTGGAAGTGGTTATGAGTTCAAGAGTGAGATCAAAGGAGGGGCAGTTCCTAAAGAGTATATACCTGGAGTAATGAAAGGCTTGGAAGAGTGTATGAGTAATGGAATTCTTGCAGGGTTTCCTGTTGTTGATGTGCGTGCTGCATTAGTTGATGGTTCATACCATGATGTGGATTCAAGTGTCTTGGCATTCCAGCTGGCTGCCAGAGGAGCATTCCGGGAGGGAATGAGGAAAGCTGGCCCTAAGATGCTAGAGCCTATAATGAGAGTGGAAGTTATAACACCTGAAGACCACCTGGGTGATGTGATTGGTGATCTAAACTCAAGGAGAGGCCAGATCAACAGTTTTGGTGACAAACCTGGTGGCCTCAAG GTTGTCGATGCCCTCATTCCACTAGCAGAGATGTTTCAATACGTAAGTACACTCCGCGGAATGACGAAAGGCCGTGCATCCTACACCATGCAGCTAGCCAAGTTTGACGTCGTCCCACAGCACATCCAGAACCAACTTGCGGCAAAGGAGCAGGAAGTTGCTGCTTAA
- the LOC104441876 gene encoding pectinesterase inhibitor 9, translating into MAKPRPSLSFFFFFFLLFLVLSLATTPAQSFVPSHPKPAPTSFIVSSCRATRYPALCVHCLAAYGRAIQQSDRHLAQAALIVSLARARSAASFVSRLSRARRIKLRELRAVRDCVENMGDSVDRLADSARELGRSDRDAGEDFAWHMSNVETWVSAALTDENTCVDGFAGVMDGGLKVAVRRRVVYVAQVTSNALALVNRFASKHRPVAVAGTP; encoded by the coding sequence ATGGCGAAACCAAGAccatctctctccttcttcttcttcttcttcctcctcttcctcgtaCTCTCCCTCGCCACCACCCCAGCCCAATCCTTCGTCCCCAGCCACCCCAAACCAGCCCCCACCAGCTTCATCGTCTCCTCCTGCCGCGCCACCCGCTATCCGGCCCTCTGCGTCCACTGCCTCGCCGCCTATGGCCGCGCCATCCAACAGAGCGACCGCCACCTCGCCCAGGCCGCCCTCATCGTCAGCCTCGCCCGGGCCCGCTCCGCCGCCTCCTTCGTGTCCAGGCTGTCCCGAGCTCGCCGCATCAAGCTCCGCGAGCTCCGGGCCGTGAGGGACTGCGTCGAGAACATGGGCGACTCCGTGGACCGTCTCGCCGATTCAGCGAGGGAGCTCGGGCGCTCGGATCGGGACGCGGGCGAGGACTTCGCGTGGCACATGAGCAACGTGGAGACGTGGGTGAGCGCCGCGCTGACGGACGAGAACACCTGCGTGGATGGGTTCGCGGGGGTCATGGATGGGGGATTGAAGGTGGCGGTGAGGCGGAGGGTAGTATATGTTGCTCAGGTGACCAGCAACGCGCTCGCTCTCGTGAACCGGTTCGCTTCCAAACATCGGCCAGTCGCGGTGGCCGGAACGCCTTGA
- the LOC104441879 gene encoding vacuolar-processing enzyme, with protein sequence MGRLDALFICSALLLVLAACLEARGASRPGRPDWRFGFTEPVIRMPTEGEEAVDEEGQGVGTRWAVLVAGSSGYGNYRHQADVCHAYQILKKGGLKEENIVVFMYDDIATHQLNPRPGVIINHPKGDDVYAGVPKDYTGKNVTAANLYAVLLGDKSAVKGGSGKVVSSKPNDRIFLYYSDHGGPGVLGMPNMPFLYAMDFINVLKKKHAAKGYKEMIIYVEACESGSVFEGIMPKDLDIYVTTASNAQESSFGTYCPGMEPPPPPEYITCLGDLYSIAWMEDSESHNLKKETIKQQYQSVKQRTSNFNNYNAGSHVMEYGNQSIKDERLYLYQGFDPATVNFPPNRVPPEYMGIVNQRDADLHFLWQMYKKTENNSEKKKEITGQISSTMRHRIHLDGSIEMIGALLFGPEKSSSMLNAAREPGLPLVDDWKCLKSMVRVFETHCGSLTQYGMKHMRAFANICNSRVTRESMEEACASACAGHGGLWHPSNLGYSA encoded by the exons ATGGGTCGGCTAGATGCTCTCTTCATCTGCTCGGCCTTGCTGCTCGTGCTCGCGGCTTGCTTAGAAGCCCGAGGAGCGAGCCGACCCGGTCGGCCCGACTGGAGGTTCGGCTTTACCGAGCCGGTGATTCGCATGCCGACCGAGGGAGAGGAAGCCGTGGATGAAGAAGGCCAGGGGGTCGGGACAAGATGGGCCGTTCTCGTGGCCGGTTCGTCCGGTTATGGAAATTATAGGCATCAG GCGGATGTGTGCCATGCGTATCAAATACTGAAGAAAGGAGGGCTCAAGGAAGAGAACATAGTAGTGTTCATGTACGACGACATCGCCACGCATCAGTTGAACCCCAGGCCTGGGGTCATCATCAACCATCCCAAAGGTGATGATGTCTATGCTGGTGTTCCAAAG GATTACACTGGAAAAAATGTTACGGCAGCAAATTTGTATGCAGTGCTTCTCGGAGACAAGAGTGCTGTGAAGGGTGGGAGCGGGAAGGTGGTTAGTAGCAAACCGAATGACAGAATCTTCCTCTATTACTCTGATCATGGAGGTCCTGGTGTTCTGG GGATGCCGAACATGCCATTCCTCTATGCCATGGACTTCATCAAtgtattaaagaaaaaacatgCAGCAAAGGGCTACAAAGAGATG ATTATATATGTGGAAGCATGCGAGAGTGGGAGCGTCTTTGAAGGGATAATGCCAAAAGATTTAGATATCTATGTGACAACAGCATCAAATGCTCAGGAGAGCAGCTTTGGAACTTACTGTCCTGGGATGGAACCTCCGCCTCCTCCAGAGTACATCACTTGCTTAGGTGACTTGTATAGTATTGCTTGGATGGAAGACAG TGAGAGTCACAATCTGAAGAAAGAAACCATAAAGCAACAATATCAATCG GTAAAGCAGCGGACATCCAATTTCAACAATTATAATGCCGGTTCACATGTGATGGAGTATGGGAACCAAAGCATTAAGGACGAGAGGCTTTACTTGTATCAAGGTTTTGATCCTGCAACAGTGAACTTCCCTCCCAACAGAGTCCCTCCTGAATACATGGGCATCGTTAATCAAAGAGACGCGGATCTTCACTTCCTCTGGCAGATG TataagaaaacagaaaacaattcagagaagaagaaggagatcaCGGGGCAAATATCTAGCACCATGAGGCACAGAATTCATCTGGATGGAAGCATCGAAATGATCGGTGCACTTCTTTTCGGACCCGAGAAGAGCTCGTCCATGCTAAATGCTGCGAGAGAGCCCGGTCTGCCTCTCGTCGATGACTGGAAATGCCTCAAATCTATG GTTCGAGTCTTCGAGACGCATTGCGGGTCGCTGACACAGTACGGGATGAAGCACATGAGGGCGTTCGCCAACATCTGCAACAGCCGAGTGACCCGGGAATCAATGGAGGAAGCCTGTGCAAGTGCGTGTGCTGGCCATGGTGGTCTCTGGCATCCTTCAAATCTCGGTTACAGTGCCTGA
- the LOC104441878 gene encoding hsp70-Hsp90 organizing protein 3 → MADEAKARGNAAFSSGDYRAAVGHFSDAIALAPTNHVLYSNRSASHASLHDYADALADAEKTVELKPDWSKGYSRLGAAYQGLGRYDDAVSAFKRGLEIDPGNEALKSGLADAQAAAAAGSSRGRGAPPPSNPFGDVFQGQEMWAKLTADPTTRGYLQQPDFVKMMQDLQKNPTSLNLYLKDQRVMQALGVLLNVKLHTPGQDSGFEAAAEADSPAASKPDNKPPKEKEPEPEPEPEPMEINEGEREVKERKAQAQKEKESGNAAYKKKDFETAIQHYTKAIELDDEDISYLTNRAAVYLEMGRYEDCIKDCDKAVERGRELRSDYKMVARALTRKGTALVKMAKCSKDFEPAIETFQKALTEHRNPDTLKKLNDAEKAKKDLEQQEYFDPKLADEEREKGNECFKEQKYPEAVKHYTESLRRNPEDVKAYSNRAACYTKLGALPEGLKDAEKCIELDPTFSKGYTRKGAVQFFMKEYEKALETYQEGLKHDPNNQDLLDGVRRCVEQINKASRGDLTPEELKERQAKGMQDPEIQNILTDPVMRQVLIDFQENPKAAQEHTKNPMVMNKIQKLVSAGIVQMR, encoded by the exons ATGGCCGACGAAGCCAAAGCCCGCGGCAACGCCGCCTTCTCCTCCGGCGACTACCGCGCCGCCGTCGGCCACTTCTCCGACGCCATCGCCCTCGCCCCGACCAACCACGTCCTCTACTCCAACCGATCCGCCTCCCACGCCTCCCTCCACGACTACGCCGacgccctcgccgacgccgagAAGACCGTCGAGCTCAAGCCCGACTGGTCCAAGGGCTACAGCCGCCTCGGCGCGGCCTACCAGGGGCTGGGCCGGTACGACGACGCCGTGTCCGCCTTCAAGAGGGGGCTCGAGATCGACCCCGGCAACGAGGCGCTGAAGTCCGGCTTGGCCGACGCGcaggccgcggcggcggcggggtcGTCCCGGGGCCGCGGCGCCCCGCCGCCGAGCAATCCGTTCGGGGATGTGTTCCAGGGGCAGGAGATGTGGGCGAAGCTGACGGCCGATCCGACGACCAGAGGTTACCTGCAGCAGCCGGACTTTGTGAAGATGATGCAGGATTTGCAGAAGAATCCTACCAGCCTGAATCTGTACTTGAAGGATCAGAGGGTGATGCAGGCGCTTGGAGTGCTGTTGAACGTTAAATTGCACACCCCGGGTCAGGATTCGGGCTTTGAGGCTGCGGCGGAGGCTGATTCGCCGGCAGCGAGTAAGCCAGACAACAAGCCACCCAAGGAGaaggagccggagccggagccggagccagAGCCCATGGAGATAAATGAGGGGGAGCGAGAAGTAAAGGAGAGGAAGGCTCAGGCTCAGAAGGAGAAGGAGTCTGGTAATGCAGCTTATAAGAAGAAGGATTTCGAGACTGCAATTCAGCACTACACGAAGGCTATCGAGCTTGATGATGAGGATATTTCTTATCTCACGAACAGAGCTGCTGTGTATCTGGAGATGGGAAGG TATGAGGATTGCATCAAAGATTGTGATAAGGCTGTTGAAAGGGGAAGAGAACTTAGATCAGACTACAAGATGGTAGCTAGAGCCTTGACAAGGAAGGGAACTGCCCTTGTAAAGATGGCGAAATGCTCTAAGGACTTTGAACCTGCTATTGAGACATTCCAAAAGGCTCTTACAGAGCATCGCAACCCAGACACTTTGAAGAAACTTAATGATGCTGAGAAGGCAAAGAAGGACCTGGAACAGCAAGAATACTTTGATCCTAAATTGGCTGATGAAGAGCGAGAGAAAG GAAATGAATGTTTCAAAGAGCAGAAATATCCTGAGGCAGTGAAGCATTACACGGAATCATTGAGAAGGAACCCTGAAGATGTGAAG GCTTATAGTAATAGAGCAGCATGCTACACAAAACTTGGGGCCCTGCCCGAGGGTCTGAAGGATGCTGAGAAATGCATTGAGCTTGATCCAACTTTCTCCAAGGGTTACACACGAAAAGGTGCCGTtcagttcttcatgaaagaatATGAAAAAGCTTTGGAAACATACCAGGAGGGGTTGAAGCACGATCCTAACAACCAGGATTTGCTCGATGGTGTACGAAG ATGCGTGGAACAAATTAACAAAGCAAGTCGTGGTGATTTGACTCCAGAGGAGTTGAAGGAGAGACAG GCCAAGGGAATGCAGGATCCGGAGATTCAGAACATTCTCACTGATCCTGTAATGAGACAG GTGTTGATAGACTTCCAGGAGAACCCGAAGGCTGCGCAGGAGCACACGAAGAACCCAATGGTGATGAACAAGATCCAGAAGCTGGTCAGCGCGGGGATCGTCCAGATGAGATGA
- the LOC104441880 gene encoding auxin-responsive protein SAUR36 — MSHLNLATSLRRRKRGRGFRLRTKLAKLFRWIRLPRFRNPQTAYHRRPRRNPICKILHLAKQRLRHLRPRRRGGYVRVGHDGPGEKAPSPDVPKGHLAVYVVGQSVDDTRRVTVPVIYFNHPLFGELLREAERVYGYDHPGGITLPCGISELEMVQTRIAAVGGGGGGGLRRRASWRRWS, encoded by the coding sequence ATGAGCCACCTCAATTTGGCCACCAGCctgcggaggaggaagaggggaagGGGATTCAGGCTGCGGACCAAGCTCGCGAAGCTCTTCCGATGGATCAGGCTGCCCCGATTCCGGAACCCGCAGACGGCGTACCACCGCCGGCCCCGCCGCAACCCCATCTGCAAGATCCTCCACTTGGCCAAGCAGAGGCTGCGCCACCTCAGGCCCCGCCGCCGCGGCGGGTACGTCCGGGTCGGGCACGACGGACCGGGGGAGAAGGCGCCGTCGCCGGACGTGCCGAAGGGGCACCTGGCGGTTTACGTGGTGGGGCAGTCGGTGGACGACACGCGCCGGGTGACGGTGCCCGTGATATACTTCAACCACCCGCTGTTCGGGGAGCTGCTGCGGGAGGCGGAGCGGGTCTACGGGTACGACCACCCGGGCGGGATCACGCTCCCCTGCGGGATCTCCGAGCTCGAGATGGTCCAGACCAGGATCGCCgcggtgggcggcggcggcggcggcggcctaCGGCGGCGGGCGTCGTGGCGGCGGTGGAGCTGA